The region TTGCGATAGAGATCGCTGTCAGGATTGACCATCTCAGGTTCGACCCATAAACCGAAATCCATATGGAGCGAGTGAACCTTGTCGATAAGAGGCTTCAAGCCATGAGGAAACTTTTGCGGATTGACGTACCAATCGCCTAAACCGGCATGATCGTTCTTTCGTTCTCCAAACCAGCCATCGTCCATGACAAACCGTTCAACACCCAGGCTCGCGGCCTTTTCTGCCAGCATCATCTGGCTGGCTTCGTTGACATTAAAAGTCGTAGCCTCCCAGGAGTTATAGAGCACAGGGCGGAGTCTGGGAGAAGGAGCGTGGGGAAGCAGACTGTCAACCTCGAATCGATGTAGGAGGCGCGAAGCACCTCCGAGGCCCTGATCGGAATAGCCCCCGTAAAAATAAGGAGTCTGAAAGTGTTCACCGCTCTTAAGGAAGTAAGCGAAGTCGAATGAGTTCGGGCCGCCTGTAACCCTGATGTCCTTAAGGACATTCTGCTCGACGCTGATCTTCCACGATCCACTCCATCCCAGAGCCCCAAACCAAACGCTTCCCTGATCCTGGTCGTTCGAGGATGTCCGATCGATCATGAACCATGGATTATTCTCCGCTCCTGTCGTGCCTCTACGGCTTTCTAATACTGTCTTGCCACCGTGAATCGGCTGTTCCTGAAGACTCCCTTCCGCTGCCCAACGACCGGTGACATAGTGAAGCCGGTAATCGGTGCCCCTGGGAAGATTCCAGGTTCCCGATGCAACCTGCTCGATCGTAAAAGGTTGGTGAGTACGGTTTTCGATATCTGCGGAACGGCGAAGGATACCGGTTTGCTCATCCATCCGATACTGCAGCGTGACGTATACATCTCGCGAGATGTCTTTCATCAAGACATGGATCTGATCTCCCTCGATATTGTGTGAGACATATTTCAAAACAAGGTCTCGGTTTCCATCCGGAAAGGTAATCTTCAAATCCGGCTCAACGTAAAGCGCACCACCCCAGCCGGTGTACTCCTGTGGCGTCGTATTGACAGGCATATCGAATGAAGCGACACCGCTGGACGCCTGCGCGGCAGGAAACTGCTGATTGTCGGGAAGCCGCTTCCCCCAGTAAAGGGTCTGGATCTCATCCTGAGCATTGATGCCGAAGGCATAGGTACTATCCCCGCCATCGAGCCTGAATACCCTTGACTGGGTATCAAAATGAGCTGCGGCATCAGCATATTGCGAACAGAACAATAGCATACAAAAGAGGGCGGAGGCGGCAGCGCGGTGAATTGGTTTTAATAAATTTATAAATCGCATCAGAAGCTCCTGAGAGTACGCACGGCGCATGGGGAAAAGATCAATCCTGGAAACGCAGACTGAAGATTCCTGACTATGAGAGAATGCGGCATCTGAAGATTGCGCGCAATACTGAATCGATCACGCATGGCACTTGAACCCAAACAAGTTGGAATTAAGGAGATCGCTCGCGTTCTTAAGATCTCGATTGGCACCGTGGATCGCGCGCTCCACAACAGGTCTGGTGTCAGCGAGAAGACGAAGAGCAAGGTACTGCAGATGGCTAGCGAGCTGGGCTATCGGCCGAATCTTGCGGCTCAGGCACTGAAGCTCAATCGAAGAATCTCGATTGCGGCTGTGCTGCCCAAGCATATTTCTTACTTCTTTGACCCTCTGCGCGCAGGCATCGCTGCCGCGGCCGATGCGGCCGTGCGAGGTCAGATTGCTGTTGATTTTATTGAATACCCCCGCCTCGGAGCAGGCGATGAAGAAGCTCTGCAGAAGGCAATTCAAGGGGGATACAACGGAATCATCGTTCTTCCTGGAAAGATGCAGCGGTACAGCGCAATTATGCGAAAGCTGGCTCGCGAAGGCATCGCAACGATGTGCGTCGGATCTGATGCTCCGGCCTCTGAGCGCATTGGGTCGGTCGGCGTGGATGCGTATGTGAGCGGAGCCATCGCAGCAGAGATTCTTTCTCTTCGCCTGAACCAGAAGGCAAATGTAGTCGTTTTCAGCGGAGAGTTGTCTCTGATGGACCACGCTGAAAAACTTCGCGGATTTGCAGCCACCATTGCCGTACAAGCTCCTCATCTTACGCTGCTCCCTGCACTTGAAAGCCACGAACAGCCTCGCGAAGCATACCGCCAGACCCTGGAGTTGATGCGCCGGCGAAATCGTCCGGAGGGGCTTTATCTGAGCACAGCAAACAGTCAGCCTGTTTTGCAGGCGCTTGATGAACTCAATTTGCTCGATAAAATTCATATCGTTACAACCGATCTCTATAAAGACCTGATCCCCTTGATCGAATATGGCAAGGTCCTGGCGACCATTCACCAGAGGCCATTTACACAAGGAAAACTGGCCTTTGAAAACCTAGTTCGATACCTTCTGCAGGATGACGAGATACATCGCTATATAAGACTGGCACCTCATATCGTGCTCAGGAGCAATCTCGCATTATTCTCTGAGAATGCTCCTGCATCGATACTGGGGACAGAAGAAGAGCAGATGCATCTCTAGTGTTCCTATTTTCTGATAAAGCGAATCGCGGCACCTCCTCCCGGAGCAAGATGAATGGTCAAGGTATCCGCCGAAGTTACATTTTTTTTGGAGATGAGCAAGTGCTTCGGATTCTTGCCCGCATCCATGGCATCTTCGTAGGCTTCCGCTATGTAAGTGCCAGCACCTAGAAAGCGAAGAGGAACATCCAGGGTCCGGGCCGTCCAGTTTGTCATGCTGCCCAGATACCACTCGTTTCCATGCCGCCGGACAATCGTCGTAAACTCGCCAGGATTGCTATCGATCACATGGGTTTCATCCCATTCAACCGGAACATCCTTTAGAAATTCGAGGCCTGGTTGGCCAGCATAGTTCTGTGGGCTATCGGACAGCATGGGGATCGGGTTCTCGTAGATCACATACAAGGCCAGTTGCTGGGCTCGCGTTCCCATTGCCATCGGCGCTTCATTCCGGGGGATGAAGTTGTCTTCTGTGGCATTATCAAATGCTCCGGGGGTGAAATCCATCGGGCCCGCCAGCAGCCTTGTCGATGCAAACATGGTGCGGTCGACAGGGCTGTCGCGCCTTCCTACCTTATTATTTTCGAGCCCTAGGACAGCCTCATAGCTCATAACATTCGGGTACGTCCTCAAGATTCCCCAAGGCGTGCGCGTTCCGTGAAAATCGATCATCAAATGATGTTCTGCCGCATACTTCGCGACGTCATAATAGAACTGGATTCCCTCCTGATCATCCCGGTTAATAAAGTCTATTTTGAGACCAGCAACACCCCACTTCTCATACAGAGGGAAGGCCTCACGCATCTGCTTCATGACCGCTTCAGAATAGAGCCAGATCCACACCTTCACATGTTTGCTGGCGCCATAACGAACTAATTCAGGTACATCAACACGGCCGTTGAGCTGCGTGATATCACCGTTTTTGGACCATCCGGCATCGAGCATGAAGTAGGGCAAACCGTTTTCCGATGCAAAGTCGATATACTCTTTCATCACGTCCGTCGAGAAAGAGTTCTTTCCTGTTTTACTGACGTTATCGACCCACCAGTTCCAGGAGGCCTTCCCCCCCTGAATCCAGCTGGTATCGCGGAGGCGATTTGGGGAATTAAGATCTGTAAGAAGATTTGATTCGATAAGCTGGCCTGGCTTGTCTGCAACAGAGATGACTCTCCACGCCGAATGATGCGGCAAGCTGCCGAGCACAGCGTATTGCGGGTCGTCCCACCGAGGCGACAGCTTAACAGTAAGGTAGTGCCCTGCCCAGTTTCCTGAGGGATTGGTCAGGTACATGGAACTGTTGCCCTCCAGGTCCGCTTCCATCAAGGATAGCCATGCCACTCCAGGCTCGTGGAGAAGTACAGGGGTGCCGATCAGGAAATGGCTGGACACCCCGCCCTGATTGCTGAGAGCTGATAGATTAAGGCGAACATACTCGCTCTCATAACTGCTTCGATAATTGGGTAGCGCAAGCACCCACGAGGTCGCATCCTGGCTGAACCGGAATTCCGTTGCCTCCGCACGAAGGCGGAGTTCGCGAATCGCAGATTGTGTGGGAAGGACATAACGGAAGCAGAGCCCATCGTTGTATGCACGTGCCTCTACAAGCAACGATCGCGAGTGGCTTCCCTTTTCATTCACACGCAAGGTGATGCTGTTGTAGGTGTCATGCACCTTACTTATCTTGGTATTTCTCAGAGAATACACATCCACCCCAGAGGACTTCCTGGCTTCCGCGATCTCCACATCGGCGCCGAGCACAGCGGCACCCTCCAGATCGAGTCCCAGCCTGGACGAATCGATGATTGGCTTGCCGTGAAAGGTCGCAGAGTAGGTAAGCTGTCCCATCGTCCCCGGCGTGTTGTCAGATGGCTTGACCTCAAAGGTCATCTTCAGCTGTCCATCTGGTGAGGTAACTGAGGGCCTTGCATTCTGTGCGAACAATAACGATCCATCTATCAGAAAGACGAAAACTGATATTAGAGCCGCAATCCGTGAACACATCAGAGCACTCCTATGAAATATTTCGAGTCATTTTTTGAAACTAACTTTTGCGGGAGACAGCTTCAATCTGTTCCAGGGTGTATCCGCGCGTCTCCGGCACTTCTATAAACACGAGAACTGCACCTGCAAGACAAATCACTCCATAACTGACAAAGGCTCCGCCTGTTCCAAAATAGTTGTTCATAAATGGAAATGTATAAGTGAGCAGGAAAGAGGCGATCCAGAGCGAACTGACTGCGACTGCGATGCCCCGAGAGCGAACTGGATTGGGAAAGATCTCTGAGATCAAAACCCATGTTACTGGGGCCAATGTAAGCGCATAGCAGCCGATCGCTGCGAGAGTAAGGATGAGGACAGGCGTACCCAGATATCCGCGTGTATACGCCAGAGCGCATAAGAGATGGCAGACAGCGATTCCAATGCACCCTGAAAGCATGAGCTTGCGGCGACCGAGAGAATCAACGAGAAACATGGCAATTACGGTGAAGATCAGATTGATTGAGCCGGTAATGACGATGTCCAGAAAGATATCGTTGGACGCGTAGCCCGCACTGCGATAGATCTCTGCCGCATAGTTGAAGAGAATATTGATTCCGGTCCACTGCTGTAAGACAGCAAGGCCAATGGCAACAAAAACCACGCGGCGAATACCGGGCTGGAAGAGTTCCTTCCAGGATGACGACTTGGTATGAGCGCCAAGCGAGTTTTGTATTTGAATCAATTCCGCAGCAGCATATTGTTCGCCACCAATTCTCCGCAGTATGGAGCCCGCGTCGGAGTATCTGCCGTGATTCAGCAGCCATCGCGGGCTTTCCGGAAGGAGAAAGGATGCAATTGCGAAACAAAAGGCTGGGAACACAACTGCCGTGAACATCCATCTCCACCCATATTGGACATTCCAGCTTTGCAACAGGGCAACGGATGAGAGGCCGGGAGAGACTGGTCGCGCAAGGATCCAATTCACCACCTGCGCCAGAAGAATTCCGACCACAATCGCAAATTGGTTGAGACTGACAAGTCTTCCCCGAAGAGTTGCCGGGCTAATCTCGGCGATATAAAGCGGCGAAACGTTGGAAGCCAACCCAATGGCTACACCGCCGGCAATTCGCCAAACGATGAAACTGGTGAATGAGAAGGCCCACCCAGTCAAAGCGGACGATACCGCAAAGAGTAACGCAGAAAGAAGCAGCACGGGCCTTCTCCCTGACCGTTCTGCCAGGTTGCCGGCAGCCATGGACCCAAGAAGGCATCCTAAGAGCGCACAGCTATTTGCCCAGCCAACTTGCGTAGCCGATTGAAGATGGAAATAGACCTCGTAGAATTGACGCGCTCCTCCTATAACAACCCAGTCATATCCAAAGAGCAATCCTCCGAGCGCGGCCGATATTGCAAGCATCCAGACATATCCCGTGTGCGAGGGAGGTACCTGTACCGAGGCTCCGGGGTCGATTGCGACAGGTCCCTGCACCTTCAGATCTCCAGCATGCGCATCATATCTATGGCGCCAGTGTGATTTCTGTCTTCATTCAGCACATGTCGCAGAAGCTCTGTGCCGCGCTCGACCTGACCGAGACCCAGTAATGACTGAGCCTTAAGAAAATCCGCTGTAATCTTCTGACGCTTTTCAAGATCTTCCTCAAATAACAGCATTGCCGGCAGAGAGGTAGCAAAGTAATCAATCTTCGGCATCTGCAATCGCAGTTGATTGGCATAGTTTCCGATCTTCGCAAAGAGTGCACTTGCCTCGTCGCTACGGCCAAGCTCCTGGAGCGCCTTCGCGCTCCAATACGTCATATCGGAGATCTCCTGTACCTGCATCTTCTGGAAGTCCCCGAGAGAGCGAGCGGCACGCTCAAGAGCCTTCGTCGCGGCCTCTGCGTCTCCACTGCACTTGAGGACTCGACCTAACCAATAATCAATCATGCTGTGGTTCTGCAGCAGATGCCTGGCTTCGCTCAGACTTATGGGTGGATTCTCTGCGGAATGCAGGTGTCTGAGAGCGACAGCGGCATTGCTATCGGCCAACGCCTTCTGGACCAGAAGAAGATGAGATCTTACATACTGAGCCAGAACCTGTCCCTCGCCACCTTCCCAGGGTTGAAAGTGCCTGCCTAGAAGCAGTTCGAGCGCGGCCTGAGGATCTCCTACGCTATTGAGGAGAGAGGCGAACTCTATGGAAAGATCGTCTCTAAGCTCCACCAAATCGCGCTCTTTCTGGAGCAACTTCAGCCTGTTTTCAGGAACCTCACCAACACGCTTTAATAGTTGGTCGTACTCAAACAAAATACGTGCATCGCGAGGAGACAAGGCTCGGGCATGCTCAAACGCCCTTAGCGCCTGCGCTGTCTCATGCAATACGTTGAAGTAGCCAAAGCCAAGATTTCTCCACACCGTAGGAAATTCGGGATCAATCTCAGTGGAGCGTATCCAGTGGACGATCGCCTCCTGATGACGTTTGCGATCGTAAAGAAAATTGCCTAGATAAAAGTGAGCCCTCGCATCATCCGGATGCTGCTTGAGCGTTCTCTCAAGCAGCAACATTTCTTTAAGGCGGCTTGGAAAGACATAAGCTGGCCCGGCAAGTGCGGCTGTGCGATAAGCGATATCAGCTTCTTTTTCACGTCCCAACGTTGCCAGCAGGTCAGCCTTCAGATAAAGGGCAATGGTCTGAGCTCCATCGCGGGTCCATTCATCGACAGAAAGAATATGAATAGCTTCTTCCAGTTGGCCAATCGTAGCAAGGTCAAAAGCGAGATCAAGACGCTGTTGGCCGTCTCCGGGAATGGAAGACTGGCAGAGATAGCGGGTCAGGATGTCGAGAGGATCCAGAGCCAGACTCTCTCGCAAAAGATTGTTTACCTCATCGTCCCGTCGCAACTGCCTTAAAGCGAGAGCCTTCAGGTTGCGAGCGTTCAGGTTGTCTGCTTCTGCTTTCAGCGATCTTTCCGCATGATCGAGCGCCTTCGTCCATTCGCAACGCCTGCAGTCGATCTCTGCGAGTCGATGATATGCGGGCCCTCTCCACGCGGCATTCCATGTTGCTTTGTAAAAAGCATCGTAGGCATCGCTAGCTCGTCCCTGCGCTGACAGCACCAGCCCAAGATTGTAGTAGGGCTCACCGTCATAAGGATTGGGGTTACGTTGTGTAATTCGTTTGATAGCCGACCGCAGATGTTGCTCAGCCTGCTTCAGTTCTCCTCTGCCCAGATGCCACCGCCCCATAGCATTGTTGCATCGGCTATCCAATGGGTCGCGACGCAAAGCTTCGCGCCAGTAAAGCTCGGGATAACGGGTCGGATGCCGATACTGCTCCAGGTGAAGACCCGTCAGATAAAGCTCATCAAGAGTTTCTGTCTCTTCCGGAGAAAGAGGTTCAACCGC is a window of Edaphobacter sp. 12200R-103 DNA encoding:
- a CDS encoding glycoside hydrolase family 97 protein, whose product is MCSRIAALISVFVFLIDGSLLFAQNARPSVTSPDGQLKMTFEVKPSDNTPGTMGQLTYSATFHGKPIIDSSRLGLDLEGAAVLGADVEIAEARKSSGVDVYSLRNTKISKVHDTYNSITLRVNEKGSHSRSLLVEARAYNDGLCFRYVLPTQSAIRELRLRAEATEFRFSQDATSWVLALPNYRSSYESEYVRLNLSALSNQGGVSSHFLIGTPVLLHEPGVAWLSLMEADLEGNSSMYLTNPSGNWAGHYLTVKLSPRWDDPQYAVLGSLPHHSAWRVISVADKPGQLIESNLLTDLNSPNRLRDTSWIQGGKASWNWWVDNVSKTGKNSFSTDVMKEYIDFASENGLPYFMLDAGWSKNGDITQLNGRVDVPELVRYGASKHVKVWIWLYSEAVMKQMREAFPLYEKWGVAGLKIDFINRDDQEGIQFYYDVAKYAAEHHLMIDFHGTRTPWGILRTYPNVMSYEAVLGLENNKVGRRDSPVDRTMFASTRLLAGPMDFTPGAFDNATEDNFIPRNEAPMAMGTRAQQLALYVIYENPIPMLSDSPQNYAGQPGLEFLKDVPVEWDETHVIDSNPGEFTTIVRRHGNEWYLGSMTNWTARTLDVPLRFLGAGTYIAEAYEDAMDAGKNPKHLLISKKNVTSADTLTIHLAPGGGAAIRFIRK
- a CDS encoding DUF5107 domain-containing protein; the protein is MQSEAVDYTKLILPPAPATETGDVKVWEEDVMMRTYQPAAPDQNPLFLEKRVYQGSSGRVYPLPVIDRINTTPSVQSWKAVHLENRYLRLMVLPQIGGRIHVGMDKINGYDFFYRQNVIKPALVGLAGPWISGGVEFNWPQHHRPATYMPVDVQIERSRDGSVTVWCSDHDPMNRMKGMHGICLYPDRAYVEVKVRLFNRTDQTQTFLWWANVATHVHERYQSFFPKDVQFAADHAKRAITEYPLSQGAYYGVDYGKRARQGVPTEEIPSRFLPDGSYPPNDLGWYANIPVPTSYMIVGSKGDFSGGYDHQRQAGVVSFANHHISPGKKQWTWGNHDFGYAWDRSLTDEDGPYVELMAGVYTDNQPDFSFLAPGETKTFSQFWYPIREIGVPDLANLDAAIRVEKILKVLNLHLQVTQDRPQSTIYLRSGGQEVTHWTGDLCAASSLHISFDDVPFTDDFAVVLEHKGCVLLHYSPAETGVADPPELAVEPLSPEETETLDELYLTGLHLEQYRHPTRYPELYWREALRRDPLDSRCNNAMGRWHLGRGELKQAEQHLRSAIKRITQRNPNPYDGEPYYNLGLVLSAQGRASDAYDAFYKATWNAAWRGPAYHRLAEIDCRRCEWTKALDHAERSLKAEADNLNARNLKALALRQLRRDDEVNNLLRESLALDPLDILTRYLCQSSIPGDGQQRLDLAFDLATIGQLEEAIHILSVDEWTRDGAQTIALYLKADLLATLGREKEADIAYRTAALAGPAYVFPSRLKEMLLLERTLKQHPDDARAHFYLGNFLYDRKRHQEAIVHWIRSTEIDPEFPTVWRNLGFGYFNVLHETAQALRAFEHARALSPRDARILFEYDQLLKRVGEVPENRLKLLQKERDLVELRDDLSIEFASLLNSVGDPQAALELLLGRHFQPWEGGEGQVLAQYVRSHLLLVQKALADSNAAVALRHLHSAENPPISLSEARHLLQNHSMIDYWLGRVLKCSGDAEAATKALERAARSLGDFQKMQVQEISDMTYWSAKALQELGRSDEASALFAKIGNYANQLRLQMPKIDYFATSLPAMLLFEEDLEKRQKITADFLKAQSLLGLGQVERGTELLRHVLNEDRNHTGAIDMMRMLEI
- a CDS encoding sugar porter family MFS transporter, translating into MLAISAALGGLLFGYDWVVIGGARQFYEVYFHLQSATQVGWANSCALLGCLLGSMAAGNLAERSGRRPVLLLSALLFAVSSALTGWAFSFTSFIVWRIAGGVAIGLASNVSPLYIAEISPATLRGRLVSLNQFAIVVGILLAQVVNWILARPVSPGLSSVALLQSWNVQYGWRWMFTAVVFPAFCFAIASFLLPESPRWLLNHGRYSDAGSILRRIGGEQYAAAELIQIQNSLGAHTKSSSWKELFQPGIRRVVFVAIGLAVLQQWTGINILFNYAAEIYRSAGYASNDIFLDIVITGSINLIFTVIAMFLVDSLGRRKLMLSGCIGIAVCHLLCALAYTRGYLGTPVLILTLAAIGCYALTLAPVTWVLISEIFPNPVRSRGIAVAVSSLWIASFLLTYTFPFMNNYFGTGGAFVSYGVICLAGAVLVFIEVPETRGYTLEQIEAVSRKS
- a CDS encoding alpha-galactosidase: MLLFCSQYADAAAHFDTQSRVFRLDGGDSTYAFGINAQDEIQTLYWGKRLPDNQQFPAAQASSGVASFDMPVNTTPQEYTGWGGALYVEPDLKITFPDGNRDLVLKYVSHNIEGDQIHVLMKDISRDVYVTLQYRMDEQTGILRRSADIENRTHQPFTIEQVASGTWNLPRGTDYRLHYVTGRWAAEGSLQEQPIHGGKTVLESRRGTTGAENNPWFMIDRTSSNDQDQGSVWFGALGWSGSWKISVEQNVLKDIRVTGGPNSFDFAYFLKSGEHFQTPYFYGGYSDQGLGGASRLLHRFEVDSLLPHAPSPRLRPVLYNSWEATTFNVNEASQMMLAEKAASLGVERFVMDDGWFGERKNDHAGLGDWYVNPQKFPHGLKPLIDKVHSLHMDFGLWVEPEMVNPDSDLYRKHPDWVLNFPGRPRTEGRNQLVLNLARPDVHDYVLQWLDKLLRDNDISFLKWDYNRNWAEPGWPSVPIEQQKNVYVDFTRNFYDILAQLRQKHPNVEIESCSGGGGRVDLGVMALTDEVWTSDNTDAYDRLFIQDGFTYAYTPAVMMAWVTDSPTWVNHRSLSLEYRFLSSMQGSLGIGADLNKWTPEDFATAKRMIADYKSIRETVQRGSLYRLMSPREGEQSVTESVSRDRKQAVAFAFLHSSSENYPFPRVYLRGLDENATYSLHLLTGKVAKNTPAAATGAYWMHHGFDVDLRGDFQAMAVTLERQ
- a CDS encoding LacI family DNA-binding transcriptional regulator — protein: MALEPKQVGIKEIARVLKISIGTVDRALHNRSGVSEKTKSKVLQMASELGYRPNLAAQALKLNRRISIAAVLPKHISYFFDPLRAGIAAAADAAVRGQIAVDFIEYPRLGAGDEEALQKAIQGGYNGIIVLPGKMQRYSAIMRKLAREGIATMCVGSDAPASERIGSVGVDAYVSGAIAAEILSLRLNQKANVVVFSGELSLMDHAEKLRGFAATIAVQAPHLTLLPALESHEQPREAYRQTLELMRRRNRPEGLYLSTANSQPVLQALDELNLLDKIHIVTTDLYKDLIPLIEYGKVLATIHQRPFTQGKLAFENLVRYLLQDDEIHRYIRLAPHIVLRSNLALFSENAPASILGTEEEQMHL